In Vidua macroura isolate BioBank_ID:100142 chromosome 7, ASM2450914v1, whole genome shotgun sequence, a single genomic region encodes these proteins:
- the C7H2orf66 gene encoding uncharacterized protein C2orf66 homolog produces the protein MWKVLLLGLYVLLAVRGLAKGAPFQPEDKWKPLDNPRNRDLFFRTLQAYFSGRGLDLRKFPATFTVNNEGPRLYSDPIASAFADYEEKKKSFQNYFKG, from the exons ATGTGGAAAGTGCTGCTCCTGGGTCTGTATGTATTATTGGCTGTGAGAGGATTGGCAAAGGGTGCTCCTTTCCAACCAGAAGATAAATGGAAGCCTCTTGATAACCCCAGAAACAGAGACCTG TTTTTCAGAACGCTCCAGGCTTACTTCTCGGGCAGGGGTCTCGATCTCAGAAAGTTCCCAGCTACTTTCACTGTGAACAATGAAGGACCAAGGCTCTACTCAGATCCTATTGCTTCTGCATTTGCAGattatgaagaaaagaaaaaatcctttcagaaCTATTTCAAAGGCTGA
- the GTF3C3 gene encoding general transcription factor 3C polypeptide 3 isoform X1 has protein sequence MSGFSPELIEYLEGKISFEEFEQRREERKSREKDGENASAEENEEDVEAPSSSRKASGKSQSQDETDGETADGVSKSVHRVFASMLGENEEEEDEEEEEEEEEEEEEEEEETTEQPTAGDVFVLEMVLNRETKKMMKEKRPRSKLPRALRGLMGEANIRFARGEREEAILMCMEIIRQAPLAHEPFSTLAMIYEDQGDMEKSLQFGLIAAHLNPSNTEEWVRLAEMSLEQDNIKQAVFCYTKALKYDPTNVRYLWERSSLYEQLGEQKMAMDGYRRILNLLAPSDGERFMQLARDMAKSYYEANDVTSAIEIVEEAFSKHQSLVSMEDVNIAAELYISSKQYDKALAVITDFTGIVLEKKVPESSATEEKKDTGAAVETQESQEAVTDNQSHSVAESSAPAVEKVSCCIPEGVPIDITVKLMVCLIHLNILEPLSPLLTTLVEQNPEDMGDLYLDVAEAFLDVGEYNSALPLLSSLVCSERYNLAVVWLRHAECLKALGHMERAAESYAKVVDLAPLHLDARISLSTLQQQLGRPEKALEALEPMYDPDTLAQDANAAQQELKLLLHRSTLLYSQGKMYGYIDTLLTMLAMLLKVAMSRAQVCLISSSKSGERHLYLIKVSRDKISDNDDQETANCDAKAIFAVLTSVLTKDDWWNLLLKAIYALCDLSRYKEAELLVDSSLEYYSFYEDRQKRKELEYFGLSAAILDKNFRKAYNYIRIMVMENVNKPQLWNIFNQVTMQSQDVRHHRFCLRLMLKNPDNHVLCVLNGHNAFVSGSFKHALGQYVQAFRANPDEPLYSLCIGLTFIHMASQKYVLKRHALLVQGFSFLHRYLDLRGPCQESFYNLGRGLHQLGLLHLAIHYYQRALELPPLTLEGIETDQTDLRRDTAFNLSLIYQSSGNTRMAQKMLYTYAVV, from the exons ATGTCGGGCTTCAGCCCGGAGCTGATCGAGTACCTGGAGGGGAAGATCTCCTTCGAGGAGTTCGAGCAGCGCCGCGAGGAGCGCAAGAGCCGCGAGAAG GATGGTGAAAATGCATCTGCtgaggaaaatgaggaagatGTAGaggctccatcttcatccagAAAAGCATCTGGGAAATCCCAAAGTCAGGATGAAACTGATG GAGAAACAGCAGATGGGGTCAGTAAATCTGTCCATCGGGTCTTTGCATCCATGCTTGGGGAaaatgaagaggaggaggatgaagaggaggaggaagaagaagaagaagaagaagaggaggaggaagaagaaactaCAGAGCAGCCTACAGCtggagatgtttttgttttggagaTGGTTCTTAATCGAGAGACCAAGAAAATGATGAAA GAGAAAAGACCTCGCAGCAAACTTCCCCGTGCCTTGAGGGGTCTGATGGGAGAGGCCAACATCAGATTTGCTCGAGGAGAGCGTGAGGAGGCCATTCTGATGTGCATGGAGATCATTCGACAAG CTCCTCTTGCTCATGAGCCATTTTCCACTCTTGCCATGATCTATGAAGACCAGGGTGATATGGAGAAATCACTGCAGTTTGGACTGATTGCAGCTCACTTAAATCCTAGCAATACTGAGGAGTGGGTTAGACTGGCAGAAATGTCACTGGAGCAGGACAATATTAAACAGGCTGTTTTCTGCTACACAAAAG CTCTGAAGTACGACCCGACCAACGTGCGCTACCTGTGGGAGAGGTCCAGCCTGTACgagcagctgggggagcagaAGATGGCCATGGATGGCTACCGGCGCATCCTGAACCTCCTGGCTCCCTCCGACGGGGAGCGCTTCATGCAGCTGGCCCGAGACATGGCCAA GAGTTACTACGAAGCCAATGATGTGACCTCTGCTATTGAGATAGTGGAAGAGGCCTTTAGCAAGCACCAGAGCCTTGTGTCCATGGAGGATGTTAACATTGCAGCTGAACTGTACATCTCCTCCAAACAGTACGACAAAGCTCTGGCG GTTATTACAGATTTTACAGGAATTgtacttgaaaaaaaagtaCCAGAAAGCAGTGCaactgaggagaaaaagg atacaggtgcagcagtagaaactcAGGAAAGCCAGGAGGCAGTAACTGACAACCAGAGTCATTCAGTTGCTGAATCCAGTGCTCCAg CTGTGGAGAAGGTCAGCTGCTGCATACCTGAGGGTGTTCCCATAGACATCACGGTCAAGCTGATGGTGTGTTTGATTCACTTGAATATCCTGGAGCCACTCAGT CCTCTTTTGACTACTCTGGTGGAACAAAATCCAGAAGATATGGGTGACTTGTATTTGGATGTCGCAGAGGCTTTTCTGGATGTTGGAGAATACAACTCAGCCCTGCCTCTCCTGAGTTCCCTTGTCTGTTCAGAGCGATACAACCTGGCTGTTGTGTGGCTTCGGCACGCGG AGTGCTTGAAGGCTTTGGGACACATGGAGCGTGCTGCAGAGAGCTATGCCAAAGTTGTTGATCTTGCTCCATTGCATCTTGATGCAAGAATTTCACTTTCAactcttcagcagcagctgggccgGCCTGAGAAAGCTCTGGAGGCTCTGGAACCAATGTATGACCCAGATACGCTGGCTCAGGATGCTAATGCTGCACAGCAG GAATTAAAGCTACTCCTGCATCGCTCGACGCTGTTGTATTCCCAAGGCAAAATGTATGGTTACATTGACACGTTGCTCACAATGCTGGCAATGCTGCTGAAG GTAGCAATGAGCAGAGCTCAGGTGTGTTTGATATCTAGTTCCAAATCTGGAGAGAGACACCTTTATCTTATTAAGGTGTCAAGGGATAAAATTTCTGACAATGATGACCAAGAGACAGCAAATTGCGATGCAAAAG CAATTTTTGCTGTTCTCACAAGCGTTCTGACAAAAGATGACTGGTGGAACCTCCTCCTGAAGGCTATATATGCCTTGTGTGACCTCTCCCGGTACAAGGAGGCAGAGCTACTTGTGGATTCCTCACTGGAGTATTACTCATTCTATGAGGATAGACAAAAGCGCAAGGAGTTGGAGTACTTTGGGCTCTCTGCTGCAATTCTGGACAAGAACTTCAGAAAAGCTTACAACTATATCAG AATCATGGTCATGGAAAATGTCAATAAGCCCCAGCTGTGGAACATCTTCAATCAAGTCACTATGCAGTCTCAGGATGTCCGTCACCATCGCTTTTGTCTCCGCCTGATGCTGAAAAATCCTGACAATCACGTGCTGTGTGTCCTCAATGGGCACAATGCCTTCGTGTCTGGCAGTTTCAAGCATGCTCTTG gTCAGTATGTGCAAGCCTTCCGTGCAAACCCAGATGAGCCTTTGTACAGTCTTTGTATTGGACTGACTTTCATCCACATGGCCTCTCAGAAATATGTGCTGAAAAGGCATGCTCTTCTGGTACAG GGATTCTCCTTCCTTCACCGCTACTTGGACCTGCGTGGACCATGCCAGGAGTCCTTCTACAACCTAGGCCGTGGCCTGCACCAGCTGGGATTGCTGCACCTGGCAATCCACTATTACCAAAGAGCACTTGAACTTCCTCCCCTCACCTTAGAG GGAATAGAAACAGATCAAACAGACTTGAGAAGAGATACTGCCTTTAACTTGTCACTCATTTACCAGAGCAGTGGGAATACCAGAATGGCTCAGAAGATGCTGTATACCTATGCAGTTGTGTGA
- the GTF3C3 gene encoding general transcription factor 3C polypeptide 3 isoform X3, with translation MSGFSPELIEYLEGKISFEEFEQRREERKSREKDGENASAEENEEDVEAPSSSRKASGKSQSQDETDGETADGVSKSVHRVFASMLGENEEEEDEEEEEEEEEEEEEEEEETTEQPTAGDVFVLEMVLNRETKKMMKEKRPRSKLPRALRGLMGEANIRFARGEREEAILMCMEIIRQAPLAHEPFSTLAMIYEDQGDMEKSLQFGLIAAHLNPSNTEEWVRLAEMSLEQDNIKQAVFCYTKALKYDPTNVRYLWERSSLYEQLGEQKMAMDGYRRILNLLAPSDGERFMQLARDMAKSYYEANDVTSAIEIVEEAFSKHQSLVSMEDVNIAAELYISSKQYDKALAVITDFTGIVLEKKVPESSATEEKKDTGAAVETQESQEAVTDNQSHSVAESSAPAVEKVSCCIPEGVPIDITVKLMVCLIHLNILEPLSPLLTTLVEQNPEDMGDLYLDVAEAFLDVGEYNSALPLLSSLVCSERYNLAVVWLRHAECLKALGHMERAAESYAKVVDLAPLHLDARISLSTLQQQLGRPEKALEALEPMYDPDTLAQDANAAQQELKLLLHRSTLLYSQGKMYGYIDTLLTMLAMLLKQFLLFSQAF, from the exons ATGTCGGGCTTCAGCCCGGAGCTGATCGAGTACCTGGAGGGGAAGATCTCCTTCGAGGAGTTCGAGCAGCGCCGCGAGGAGCGCAAGAGCCGCGAGAAG GATGGTGAAAATGCATCTGCtgaggaaaatgaggaagatGTAGaggctccatcttcatccagAAAAGCATCTGGGAAATCCCAAAGTCAGGATGAAACTGATG GAGAAACAGCAGATGGGGTCAGTAAATCTGTCCATCGGGTCTTTGCATCCATGCTTGGGGAaaatgaagaggaggaggatgaagaggaggaggaagaagaagaagaagaagaagaggaggaggaagaagaaactaCAGAGCAGCCTACAGCtggagatgtttttgttttggagaTGGTTCTTAATCGAGAGACCAAGAAAATGATGAAA GAGAAAAGACCTCGCAGCAAACTTCCCCGTGCCTTGAGGGGTCTGATGGGAGAGGCCAACATCAGATTTGCTCGAGGAGAGCGTGAGGAGGCCATTCTGATGTGCATGGAGATCATTCGACAAG CTCCTCTTGCTCATGAGCCATTTTCCACTCTTGCCATGATCTATGAAGACCAGGGTGATATGGAGAAATCACTGCAGTTTGGACTGATTGCAGCTCACTTAAATCCTAGCAATACTGAGGAGTGGGTTAGACTGGCAGAAATGTCACTGGAGCAGGACAATATTAAACAGGCTGTTTTCTGCTACACAAAAG CTCTGAAGTACGACCCGACCAACGTGCGCTACCTGTGGGAGAGGTCCAGCCTGTACgagcagctgggggagcagaAGATGGCCATGGATGGCTACCGGCGCATCCTGAACCTCCTGGCTCCCTCCGACGGGGAGCGCTTCATGCAGCTGGCCCGAGACATGGCCAA GAGTTACTACGAAGCCAATGATGTGACCTCTGCTATTGAGATAGTGGAAGAGGCCTTTAGCAAGCACCAGAGCCTTGTGTCCATGGAGGATGTTAACATTGCAGCTGAACTGTACATCTCCTCCAAACAGTACGACAAAGCTCTGGCG GTTATTACAGATTTTACAGGAATTgtacttgaaaaaaaagtaCCAGAAAGCAGTGCaactgaggagaaaaagg atacaggtgcagcagtagaaactcAGGAAAGCCAGGAGGCAGTAACTGACAACCAGAGTCATTCAGTTGCTGAATCCAGTGCTCCAg CTGTGGAGAAGGTCAGCTGCTGCATACCTGAGGGTGTTCCCATAGACATCACGGTCAAGCTGATGGTGTGTTTGATTCACTTGAATATCCTGGAGCCACTCAGT CCTCTTTTGACTACTCTGGTGGAACAAAATCCAGAAGATATGGGTGACTTGTATTTGGATGTCGCAGAGGCTTTTCTGGATGTTGGAGAATACAACTCAGCCCTGCCTCTCCTGAGTTCCCTTGTCTGTTCAGAGCGATACAACCTGGCTGTTGTGTGGCTTCGGCACGCGG AGTGCTTGAAGGCTTTGGGACACATGGAGCGTGCTGCAGAGAGCTATGCCAAAGTTGTTGATCTTGCTCCATTGCATCTTGATGCAAGAATTTCACTTTCAactcttcagcagcagctgggccgGCCTGAGAAAGCTCTGGAGGCTCTGGAACCAATGTATGACCCAGATACGCTGGCTCAGGATGCTAATGCTGCACAGCAG GAATTAAAGCTACTCCTGCATCGCTCGACGCTGTTGTATTCCCAAGGCAAAATGTATGGTTACATTGACACGTTGCTCACAATGCTGGCAATGCTGCTGAAG CAATTTTTGCTGTTCTCACAAGCGTTCTGA
- the GTF3C3 gene encoding general transcription factor 3C polypeptide 3 isoform X2, with protein sequence MSGFSPELIEYLEGKISFEEFEQRREERKSREKDGENASAEENEEDVEAPSSSRKASGKSQSQDETDGETADGVSKSVHRVFASMLGENEEEEDEEEEEEEEEEEEEEEEETTEQPTAGDVFVLEMVLNRETKKMMKEKRPRSKLPRALRGLMGEANIRFARGEREEAILMCMEIIRQAPLAHEPFSTLAMIYEDQGDMEKSLQFGLIAAHLNPSNTEEWVRLAEMSLEQDNIKQAVFCYTKALKYDPTNVRYLWERSSLYEQLGEQKMAMDGYRRILNLLAPSDGERFMQLARDMAKSYYEANDVTSAIEIVEEAFSKHQSLVSMEDVNIAAELYISSKQYDKALAVITDFTGIVLEKKVPESSATEEKKGAAVETQESQEAVTDNQSHSVAESSAPAVEKVSCCIPEGVPIDITVKLMVCLIHLNILEPLSPLLTTLVEQNPEDMGDLYLDVAEAFLDVGEYNSALPLLSSLVCSERYNLAVVWLRHAECLKALGHMERAAESYAKVVDLAPLHLDARISLSTLQQQLGRPEKALEALEPMYDPDTLAQDANAAQQELKLLLHRSTLLYSQGKMYGYIDTLLTMLAMLLKVAMSRAQVCLISSSKSGERHLYLIKVSRDKISDNDDQETANCDAKAIFAVLTSVLTKDDWWNLLLKAIYALCDLSRYKEAELLVDSSLEYYSFYEDRQKRKELEYFGLSAAILDKNFRKAYNYIRIMVMENVNKPQLWNIFNQVTMQSQDVRHHRFCLRLMLKNPDNHVLCVLNGHNAFVSGSFKHALGQYVQAFRANPDEPLYSLCIGLTFIHMASQKYVLKRHALLVQGFSFLHRYLDLRGPCQESFYNLGRGLHQLGLLHLAIHYYQRALELPPLTLEGIETDQTDLRRDTAFNLSLIYQSSGNTRMAQKMLYTYAVV encoded by the exons ATGTCGGGCTTCAGCCCGGAGCTGATCGAGTACCTGGAGGGGAAGATCTCCTTCGAGGAGTTCGAGCAGCGCCGCGAGGAGCGCAAGAGCCGCGAGAAG GATGGTGAAAATGCATCTGCtgaggaaaatgaggaagatGTAGaggctccatcttcatccagAAAAGCATCTGGGAAATCCCAAAGTCAGGATGAAACTGATG GAGAAACAGCAGATGGGGTCAGTAAATCTGTCCATCGGGTCTTTGCATCCATGCTTGGGGAaaatgaagaggaggaggatgaagaggaggaggaagaagaagaagaagaagaagaggaggaggaagaagaaactaCAGAGCAGCCTACAGCtggagatgtttttgttttggagaTGGTTCTTAATCGAGAGACCAAGAAAATGATGAAA GAGAAAAGACCTCGCAGCAAACTTCCCCGTGCCTTGAGGGGTCTGATGGGAGAGGCCAACATCAGATTTGCTCGAGGAGAGCGTGAGGAGGCCATTCTGATGTGCATGGAGATCATTCGACAAG CTCCTCTTGCTCATGAGCCATTTTCCACTCTTGCCATGATCTATGAAGACCAGGGTGATATGGAGAAATCACTGCAGTTTGGACTGATTGCAGCTCACTTAAATCCTAGCAATACTGAGGAGTGGGTTAGACTGGCAGAAATGTCACTGGAGCAGGACAATATTAAACAGGCTGTTTTCTGCTACACAAAAG CTCTGAAGTACGACCCGACCAACGTGCGCTACCTGTGGGAGAGGTCCAGCCTGTACgagcagctgggggagcagaAGATGGCCATGGATGGCTACCGGCGCATCCTGAACCTCCTGGCTCCCTCCGACGGGGAGCGCTTCATGCAGCTGGCCCGAGACATGGCCAA GAGTTACTACGAAGCCAATGATGTGACCTCTGCTATTGAGATAGTGGAAGAGGCCTTTAGCAAGCACCAGAGCCTTGTGTCCATGGAGGATGTTAACATTGCAGCTGAACTGTACATCTCCTCCAAACAGTACGACAAAGCTCTGGCG GTTATTACAGATTTTACAGGAATTgtacttgaaaaaaaagtaCCAGAAAGCAGTGCaactgaggagaaaaagg gtgcagcagtagaaactcAGGAAAGCCAGGAGGCAGTAACTGACAACCAGAGTCATTCAGTTGCTGAATCCAGTGCTCCAg CTGTGGAGAAGGTCAGCTGCTGCATACCTGAGGGTGTTCCCATAGACATCACGGTCAAGCTGATGGTGTGTTTGATTCACTTGAATATCCTGGAGCCACTCAGT CCTCTTTTGACTACTCTGGTGGAACAAAATCCAGAAGATATGGGTGACTTGTATTTGGATGTCGCAGAGGCTTTTCTGGATGTTGGAGAATACAACTCAGCCCTGCCTCTCCTGAGTTCCCTTGTCTGTTCAGAGCGATACAACCTGGCTGTTGTGTGGCTTCGGCACGCGG AGTGCTTGAAGGCTTTGGGACACATGGAGCGTGCTGCAGAGAGCTATGCCAAAGTTGTTGATCTTGCTCCATTGCATCTTGATGCAAGAATTTCACTTTCAactcttcagcagcagctgggccgGCCTGAGAAAGCTCTGGAGGCTCTGGAACCAATGTATGACCCAGATACGCTGGCTCAGGATGCTAATGCTGCACAGCAG GAATTAAAGCTACTCCTGCATCGCTCGACGCTGTTGTATTCCCAAGGCAAAATGTATGGTTACATTGACACGTTGCTCACAATGCTGGCAATGCTGCTGAAG GTAGCAATGAGCAGAGCTCAGGTGTGTTTGATATCTAGTTCCAAATCTGGAGAGAGACACCTTTATCTTATTAAGGTGTCAAGGGATAAAATTTCTGACAATGATGACCAAGAGACAGCAAATTGCGATGCAAAAG CAATTTTTGCTGTTCTCACAAGCGTTCTGACAAAAGATGACTGGTGGAACCTCCTCCTGAAGGCTATATATGCCTTGTGTGACCTCTCCCGGTACAAGGAGGCAGAGCTACTTGTGGATTCCTCACTGGAGTATTACTCATTCTATGAGGATAGACAAAAGCGCAAGGAGTTGGAGTACTTTGGGCTCTCTGCTGCAATTCTGGACAAGAACTTCAGAAAAGCTTACAACTATATCAG AATCATGGTCATGGAAAATGTCAATAAGCCCCAGCTGTGGAACATCTTCAATCAAGTCACTATGCAGTCTCAGGATGTCCGTCACCATCGCTTTTGTCTCCGCCTGATGCTGAAAAATCCTGACAATCACGTGCTGTGTGTCCTCAATGGGCACAATGCCTTCGTGTCTGGCAGTTTCAAGCATGCTCTTG gTCAGTATGTGCAAGCCTTCCGTGCAAACCCAGATGAGCCTTTGTACAGTCTTTGTATTGGACTGACTTTCATCCACATGGCCTCTCAGAAATATGTGCTGAAAAGGCATGCTCTTCTGGTACAG GGATTCTCCTTCCTTCACCGCTACTTGGACCTGCGTGGACCATGCCAGGAGTCCTTCTACAACCTAGGCCGTGGCCTGCACCAGCTGGGATTGCTGCACCTGGCAATCCACTATTACCAAAGAGCACTTGAACTTCCTCCCCTCACCTTAGAG GGAATAGAAACAGATCAAACAGACTTGAGAAGAGATACTGCCTTTAACTTGTCACTCATTTACCAGAGCAGTGGGAATACCAGAATGGCTCAGAAGATGCTGTATACCTATGCAGTTGTGTGA